In Zonotrichia albicollis isolate bZonAlb1 chromosome 3, bZonAlb1.hap1, whole genome shotgun sequence, a single window of DNA contains:
- the TMEM30A gene encoding cell cycle control protein 50A: protein MAVNYSAKEEADGHPSGGVGVPGGGAVGGGGGGAVKTRKPDNTAFKQQRLPAWQPILTAGTVLPAFFIIGLIFIPIGIGIFVTSNNIREYEIDYTGTEPSSPCNKCLNVSWDSTPPCTCTINFTLEHAFESNVFMYYGLSNFYQNHRRYVKSRDDSQLNGDNSSLLNPSKECEPYRTNEDKPIAPCGAIANSMFNDTLELYRIDNDTRTPITLIKKGIAWWTDKNVKFRNPTGDGNNLTALFQGTTKPVNWPKPVYMLDSEPDNNGFINEDFIVWMRTAALPTFRKLYRLIERKNNFQPTLQAGKYSLDIAYNYPVHSFDGRKRMILSTISWMGGKNPFLGIAYITVGSICFFLGVVLLFIHHKYGNRNTSADIPN, encoded by the exons atGGCGGTGAACTACAGCGCCAAGGAGGAGGCGGACGGGCACCCCTCGGGCGGCGTCGGCgtgccgggcggcggcgcggtgggcggcggcggcgggggcgccgTGAAGACCCGCAAGCCCGACAACACCGCGTTCAAGCAGCAGCGCTTGCCGGCTTGGCAGCCCATCCTGACGGCGGGCACAGTGCTGCCGGCCTTCTTCATCATCGGCCTCATCTTCATCCCCATCGGCATTGGCATCTTCGTCACCTCCAACAACATCCGCGAGTACGAG ATTGACTATACAGGAACAGAACCTTCTAGTCCCTGCAACAAATGCTTAAATGTGTCCTGGGACAGCACACCCCCTTGTACATGCACCATCAATTTCACACTGGAACATGCATTTGAG AGCAATGTATTCATGTATTATGGACTTTCCAACTTTTATCAAAACCACCGTCGTTATGTGAAATCTCGGGATGACAGCCAGCTAAATGGAGACAACAGTTCACTACTT AATCCAAGTAAGGAATGTGAGCCTTACCGCACAAACGAGGACAAACCCATTGCTCCTTGTGGAGCTATTGCCAACAGTATGTTTAATG ATACACTGGAGTTATACCGCATCGATAATGACACAAGGACTCCAATTACTTTGATCAAAAAAGGCATTGCATGGTGGACAGATAAAAATGTAAAGTTCAGGAATCCTACAGGAGATGGAAACAACTTAACTGCACTTTTCcaag GCACAACAAAACCTGTGAACTGGCCCAAGCCAGTGTATATGCTGGACTCAGAGCCTGACAACAACGGCTTTATCAACGAGGACTTCATCGTGTGGATGcgcacagctgctctgccaaCGTTTCGCAAGCTCTATCGTCTCATTGAAAGGAAGAACAACTTTCAGCCTACCTTGCAGGCTGGAAAATACTCTTTGGATATTGCATACA ATTATCCTGTACACAGTTTTGATGGACGAAAAAGGATGATCCTAAGCACCATATCATGGATGGGAGGCAAAAATCCCTTCCTGGGAATTGCTTACATCACTGTTGGGTCCATATGCTTCTTCTTAGGAGTGGTATTGCTATTCATTCATCACAAATACGGCAATCGAAACACCAGTGCAGACATTCCCAATTAA
- the COX7A2 gene encoding cytochrome c oxidase subunit 7A2, mitochondrial, which produces MWRNVQALRQISQRTISTASRRLVNRVSENQKIFQEDNGLPVHLKGGAKDSMLYRTTAGLTLFGTMYAVYYLLVSSMPKKPN; this is translated from the exons ATGTGGCGGAACGTGCAG GCTCTTCGCCAGATTTCCCAGAGAACCATAAGCACTGCTTCACGCAGGCTTGTAAATAGAGTTTCTGAGAATCAGAAGATATTTCAG GAGGATAATGGCCTCCCAGTGCATCTTAAAGGTGGGGCAAAAGATTCTATGTTGTATAGAACCACTGCGGGTCTGACGCTGTTCG GAACAATGTATGCTGTTTATTACCTTCTTGTCTCTTCAATGCCCAAGAAGCCGAACTGA